A segment of the Necator americanus strain Aroian chromosome IV, whole genome shotgun sequence genome:
TTTCGTTTCTTCGATAATACAGCTGCAAAGAGTTGCATGGTTGGTCGAATAAGTCCATAGAGGACTCGTGATACTTCATAAGGGAATAGAGCACAGTTCAACCGCCACTATGGTGCACATCGCTGCCACCTTGAAGTTTTTAGCTTTGGTTCCTGGATACTACAAACTACATCCCGAAACCTTCCCTATTAGTAGAGAGAATGCTCCCCCGAATCCTGCCTGCCGAACTTCTTCCTTGATTTGTTCTCATAGTTTTCTTGGTTGAAAAATCATTTGACGACAAGATCGTTTTTGTTTACATAACAAACAAAAGGTATATGTGACTTCAATACAATagcaatgttttctttgtggAAGGTCCGCGAAAGACCGCGGCGATTATTCACATTGATGACAAAGTTGACATTTTTATGACTAGCATAAGATCCCGAGGTAAAGAATTGTACTCACAGAATCACCGCCTATGACGCCATCACATGTACGTTTTGTGcttaaaggaggaaaaaaaatcgcttgtACATGCCGCTTTTTTCCGCAGTTGTTTACATGCGAAACGGCCATAATTTGTTACGTAAACTAATAAAAGGGAATTTGTAGAGAGGTgggaatgttttttctttgtttaaagAGGAGATCCGAACTTTCCCACTACTCCTAGTCCAGAAAGAAAGACATCTAGCATGACCACAACACGATTTGGATCCCCGTGTCGTCTGCAGTTGCGGACTAGGAACAACTGGTTGcactttttctgattttcttgatTCTCTTCTATCACCTTTTTCGTCGTAAGCGTAATTCCGCATCGGCGCGTATCGTAGCTGCGGAAGATGCGCTACAGATGAAAAAGTTGCACGTGTGTATGTAATACAGAAGTCGTGTGGGTTGTACGATACGCAGTGATGCGCGAAAAATGACGGTAAAAAAGCTAGAAGCGGATTCTGGAAGAGATGGAATTTGTGTATCTTACGTGGTGGTTGATGTGATTTTGCTTCGGGCAATAGATGAAATCTTATTAATTAGCCAGGATCGCTAATGGTTCTCTTTCTGATTCTTCTGCatagcagaaagaaaagagaaaaaaaatttgagcatACACGACACAGTGATTACAAAGGCAGTGCCGTTTTGGCTCGAAATCCCTTACGAATTCCcggattttttcattatttcgtCAGCAGAGGCTCTGTAGTATCCATCCAGCTATACGTTGCGATCCGAGTTGCCTCAGCAAAGTATCTGTTAGCTATCAGATACGCTCAAAACGTGTTTACGACGCTATTTCCTACTTCGAAAAGGTACTTGGCGGCGTGCGCCTGTCAAGCCGAGGCGCCAGTCGCGTCAGCCCACGGATCCATCGGACAATATTTTGTGCCGGCTAGCTGTAGAGGGTGCGATGGCGCGTGCACGGGGACGTAGACCGAGACATTTATGTGCTGCGCAAGCGGTGCGTTACTGGTGGTGGCgatggcggcggcggcggcatATTCGGCAAAGACTCAGCGGCATGACCTCTTCGACTGTTTATGACCGATTTACGACCCATAGCACGATTCGATTGCCGGATACAAGCGGATCGTTGGTGGATGCATGTTTGTGGCATGATTCATATGCATATTTGAGTATCGTTTATTGGTTGCTCTTGGAGAAACACTAATTGGGTTGTTTAACCCATTGACGACCGAGCGGGTTTCGCGTTTCTAACTCACTGAAGCAGAATTACTTTCAAGATTTGGTTTCCTTGTTGTAGCAATGGCCTGGGCTATTGTTTGTCAGGTCAAGCTTGAGTTAACCTTCTAAATGTATGAAAAGATgtcaaaaaaatgcaaatataaaGCGAAACAAGCGATAAGAAGGAGATGGGTCACCGTTGGATCGCACGGTCTCCGTGTGCAGCCTGTAAAGGATGTGATAGTTGTGGATTCTCCGGCTGTCAATGGATTAATGTCACAGGTGCGAacccggaccctcctcagttGAAGGGGTCTAGCCCATGGGGTGCACCTCAAGTGATGAGAATCCCTTCACCAACGGCCCAAAAATTAAGAGGTCCCATGGCTAACCGCgcaaaagtgaaagggatCGTGGAACAGAGTATCGCATGTATGGTTAGTGTCAGGGAGGTTAGTGTGGCTCACCGAAGCATTCTTCTGTATCCGCGCTGTTCCTTCTGGCTAAGAAAGGGATTTCAGGAGTCGTTCTAAGTTCGTTTCAGTTATTAGGCAAGTACTCAGCATTTCGATATCAAATCaagtcattttcttttcttcgtaatCCTTAAGATATCGTAAAAATCGTTGTTTTCTCTACTATTTAGagaagatgttgatgtttgaCAAATGTTTTTTATGCGATTAGAATTGTAATAGGTTTCTTAAGTAAATGTTTTTATGCGATTAGAATTGTAATAGGTTTCTTAAATACCTTTCCTTTCACTATTATAAATCCCAGAGAGTATTCCAAAGATGCCAATTTTGTGAGTCACGGTACAAACAATCAAAAGAGATCATCTGTGAGATATAATTCCACTCCTATGGTTGAATaatcttgaaataaaaaaaaatgatttccaCCCTGTGAGgatgaaattgattttttttaaacatcagTCACTTTGTTGATAGCGTATTTCTAGAGACAGAACTGATTTTCCagtcatttgaaaatttgtaaatccACGAAGGGTAAAGCCGGACGGCAAACGTAGGTATTCCaacttatttttcataaatgaTAAAGTGCACAGCGCAGATCAATCCATATGAAGATACGCCTATgcgtttgacttcaattcagaatctacCCAGGATATAGGAGCGCTGGTTCAGCCTTACAATACAATTACTTTCCTTATCGATAGGAATTGTGATAAGAGTGTTCGTGACTATAAGCTAGCCCACAAAATCTGTTGGGATTCTTTTATGGATGCCATAAAACTGGACAAATTTCTTAGCGAAGGTATCGAGAAGAGCGGACGCGTTGCTTCTCTTTACTGATCTCTAGAAATTTGTTCAACTTATTTatgtactttatttttattttctaggacagctaataaaaaaaaactgacgttTTCTTTTACAGGTTACTCTCAGAAACAGATCCAGCACGTATCACTTCTTATCCCTCAGCATGTTCGGTTGTACCGGGACTTACAAATCGACAAAGGGAACTATGCATACGACATCCGGACACGATGAAATACTTAGTCAGTACTTCCTATATTTACCGACAACCGTACTGATACTCGTTTTCTATGGATtatgaaaaaagcagaaataacTCGAATCACAGTCACAGAAACGCAAGCCAACCAAAACAATTggtggattttttgaaaaactcgaaatttcTAGCTTTGTTATCCATAATGCCTCAAAGGAGCTATGGTAGATATTCATGTGAGGGGATCTTTGTCGAACTCTGTAATCGTACTGGGAACCTCAGCGGTGCTAACGTGATTCGTTCATACTCATCTGGTCATCGATGAAAACAGCGTGGTCGGTTATCATCGTCGGGTCAAAGTGACATGAAACTTGATGCGGTTGCGTAGAAGGGTGTGCTCGAAGCGTTGTGTTATGAGAAAATCCTACAACGACTGACgatttatttttactgtttatttCTGTGCTTCGATGATTACTTATGCCATCTACTGGTAATTATTTCTTCAGATTGATGGTTTGCGAATGGCGATTTCAGAATGTCAAAATGCATTCCGCAATCAAATATGGAATTGTACACTTACAGTGCCAGGTGTTGGAACCACACCATTGAGAAGTAAGCTCACCCCACCCCACTttagatttaaaggcatcaccccacgaatctgaggtggtacggatttcaggtggagtattcttatacgggataatagattatggagagaagggtgattccgttcatttcttcctaattgccgtaaaaaaacgcccggaagatgccgcgcgtgcacaaggctggcgcgctccaatcgaactccttgtggaaaatagtgcgccgtaacgctcaaagccgtatcttccgcggccgttttctacggcaatcagAAATAAATGGATGGAACCACCCTGTAATCTCagtaatctatgatcccgtatacgaatacttctcCGGAAATCCGAAATCCGTAcactccagattcatggggtgatgcctttaaatttcgCCTTTTCGCCCTTCCTATCTCCTATCGATTACTTCCAAGTCTTTGCACAAAAACTGACTAAGTTTTTCACTTTCAGTTGCTTCCAAGGAGTCAGCTTTCGTCTACGCGATCGCTTCAGCCGGTGTGAGTCATTCGTTGGCGAAAGCTTGTGCAAAAGTGAGTGATTGATAGCCGTATCGAGTTCGTTCTCCTTTATAAATTAACTTATTGAATTTACAACCTACTAGATTGGAATTAACATTCGGTCCATTGATTTAGGGCCagaaaaacattctttttacATCCAGTGAACCGACgggaaagtggaaaaataaatacaaattatTATTGATCCCATTTACACTTCATATAGCTTACTTTCACCTCCTCTCGTTCTCTTTTCCATGAACATCATGGAGAGCATCCTCAAAATGTCGATTTTTCTCTAATATAGGAACTTCAGTGTTCctaagtccttttttttcaaatcttttctcATACTGTTCTCAGATCATGACATATAAAAtagtttctttcattttccagtgaaaaaaacggaaacttTGAACTTTCAGGGTCTAATTGGGGATTGTGGTTGTGGTCCCACTCCATCCACGGTGACAAATAAATTTGTGTGGGCTGGATGTTCGGACAACGTACGCTATGGGAATTCATTTGGACGCAAGTTCATAGATGTGAATGATAAGGTGCATGTTGATGCCAGGTGGGTTCGCTGGATTCCATGTTTGAGATCCTTGAAACATATATGATGAATGAGTTCTCTTTCTTAAAGGGCATTGATGAATCTTCACAATAACCGAGTTGGTCGCCGTCTTCTGGCGACGCGAATGGGAAAAGAGTGTAAATGCCATGGCGTAAGTGGCAGCTGCGTGACGAAGACCTGCTGGAGAGTGGTGCCGAAGTTCGTTCTACCCTAGCATTGATATTGTCCTCAAAAAGCGAGCTTTTCCTGTTTGAAATGCACTTTTAAGAGTAGTTTTACAATATTTTAGATTCGATGAATTTGCACAATTATTAAAACACAAATACGAAATGGCACAACAAGTTACCGTAGCTCCACATGGAACCGCATTAATGGTCCGTGAACCGATCTTGGATGGAAAACGTACCGAGAGATATTTGAAGGATAAAGGCGATAAGCATAAGGTAAGCCAAGGTGTCGATTCCAGGATTCATAGATTCacttataattatttattatatatcacTCATTACTCATTTATATCCTTTTCATATCCAtttttatattactatataacattattataatatacaatattattacttgttatattttttgtgGGATATGGACCCGATTGTCTACACAGAAAAAGTTagttccacgaaaaaaaaaacttccacttTGAAAAGCTCCTTTCATGCAAGCTATTGCGTAAAATCACCGTAATTTCGTCTAGTAATACTTTAATCCGATATACAGTAATCTTGTAGAGCTGAAAAGTGGTCaacttcgaaattttctctttattttatgGATAATGTCCCATGTAAGACAACTCTTTAATCATAGGGTTTGAATTACAGGATTCAGATCTGAAACAACTGTGATTTTTCAGGCCGCTAAGGGAGATTTAGTGTACTTGGACGCTTCGCCGGACTACTGTACAGTAGACACGAAAGGTCGTGATTGTGGAGATAATTGCGACGAAATTTGTTGCGGTAGAGGTTCGTTATTAGCCTTGAAAACACTTATCTTTCTTCAAGTTTAATTAAAAtcaggaaattaaaaaaatggaatgattCACATTTTTATTGGAACAATACTCTCCTGATTCAGGTTGGCACACAGTGCGAGAGGTAGTCGATGAACCGTGTCATTGCCGTTTTATTTGGTGTTGTGATGTTCAATGTAAAACATGCAAAAAAGTTGTTGATCGTAATTTTTGTCGCTAACAAACTATTCTTTATCGTATTTACACGTACAAATCTCCTTTCAATTTCGCCTTTCATTGCCACATCATTGCGCTGGTCATTTTAAATGAGAAAGCAACCGCCAATGGCGGAGCTTTTACTGACAACTTACGCTGGATTTCTATTTAGAATATGTATTTTTAAGTAGATTTTTGATTGTGCATGTATATGCCTTTCCCAATGATTTACATTTACTACTTGATCTGAGTAAGAATCTCATTCTTTAGTCTCATGTTGAGTCCATTTAGGTTGTACATATTAATATATTGAATGCTTTTAGTAATAAAtgtgttttgaaaattcaatcatactttattgcattatttattactacgGAAATTCCTGGATAATGGAAGGGGAATGTCGGCCTTACATCTTAATTTCTACATTTCGATTTTATCCGTGAGACGAACTCCAGCTTCCAATTTGCTTAGAGAGAATTTTTACTGCTTACGATCTAGGAAAGTTATAGTTTACATACTACATTCATCTTTGACCAATATGGTCAGCGTAAAACGTGTTTTAATGCAAAGACGCGACGCGTCTTCGGTGAATGCGCGCACTAACCTCTCTCTACAGTATGCAGAAAACCTCCACATACctcttcttttgattttataGTACTCTACTTTGTTTTGTAATATTAGGATTACGTAGTCATAACAAAATCCTGAtattaaagcagaaaaattatgtttttcaTAATGTTTGAGGAATACATACTAATCAAAATCACTAATGTCATTCTTCTGATTCTTTTAATCAAATAATGAGCAgattttatttacaaatgaCTACAGTCTCAATGAGAAGTCATTGCAATAATAACTAAGAGTTACAGTTCAGAAATTTATAGATAttctttgttgaaaaaaaaacgacaggaTATCTCCaagggaaaaaataatgacTTTGTGAAGAGATCGAATCTACCATGATACGCAAGAGAGTAAAATATGGACAAAACTTGGAGGCTACAGCACATTAATGGGTCACCAGTATACTAGACCTTGTAAATTGATCTTCAGATTTCATACACGTCAAAGGTAAAAGTGATCTTCTTGAGGATGGTCAACAAAAGAGCAGAATGCTGATCCAATGAAGTCATAACTCGGAATTAACAAACCGATTATGGAAATTATGCTTTCTGGATCTGTTAAATATGGTTTTCGTTTGCGCTTTTCATCTCCTGGAAAGTCTGCTACGTAGTCATGCATCAGTAAACTTATAACAGTTAAATAGACCGCTTCAACCTACCTGTATGACTTCATAAAGTCGAAGCGCTGGTCCCAAATTTAGACCGAGTGAATCAATGCAGTCTTGCTGGGACATCGTTAACAATTTGGCTCCATCAATATTCTGAAGCACTCAAGGATTTGTACGTTTGTACACGATTTTTGCACTGAAATAGGCTACCTCTCTTTCTAAGACATTGGTCACATCGCTTAGATCAGGGAAAGTCGTCCGTAAAAATCCTAAGAGCTGTTTCGCATCCCATTCTTTTGCGTCGCCATCAATACGGAGGGGACGTTGAGGTGACTAGAATATCGATTCTATATAACTAAGAACTCTGCtcaaataaaggaaaagaaaaacaacgctAAATA
Coding sequences within it:
- a CDS encoding hypothetical protein (NECATOR_CHRIV.G17039.T1); the encoded protein is MLRSLLTLSTIGLTSSWWLLSETDPARITSYPSACSVVPGLTNRQRELCIRHPDTMKYLIDGLRMAISECQNAFRNQIWNCTLTVPGVGTTPLRIASKESAFVYAIASAGVSHSLAKACAKGLIGDCGCGPTPSTVTNKFVWAGCSDNVRYGNSFGRKFIDVNDKVHVDARALMNLHNNRVGRRLLATRMGKECKCHGVSGSCVTKTCWRVVPKFDEFAQLLKHKYEMAQQVTVAPHGTALMVREPILDGKRTERYLKDKGDKHKAAKGDLVYLDASPDYCTVDTKGRDCGDNCDEICCGRGWHTVREVVDEPCHCRFIWCCDVQCKTCKKVVDRNFCR